A window from Pseudomonas moraviensis encodes these proteins:
- the parC gene encoding DNA topoisomerase IV subunit A gives MSDSLDLSLDGVERRSLADFTENAYLNYSMYVIMDRALPHIGDGLKPVQRRIVYAMSELGLDADSKHKKSARTVGDVLGKFHPHGDSACYEAMVLMAQPFSYRYTLVDGQGNWGAPDDPKSFAAMRYTEARLSRYSEVLLSELGQGTADWGPNFDGTLQEPLVLPARLPNILLNGTTGIAVGMATDVPPHNLREVATACVRLLDEPKATVEQLCEHIQGPDYPTEAEIITPRADLLKMYETGKGSVRMRAVYHVEDGDIIVTALPHQVSGAKVLEQIAALMQAKPSKAPQIADLRDESDHENPCRIVIIPVNSRVDHEALMQHLFASTELESTYRVNVNIIGLDGKPQLKNLRALLVEWLEFRVLTVRRRLQFRLDKVERRLHLLDGLLIAYLNLDEVIHIIRTEEHPKAKLIERFALSEIQADYILDTRLRQLARLEEMKLRDEQDELLKEQAKLQALLGSEAKLKKLVRTELLKDAETYGDDRRSPIVERAEAKALSEHDLLPNEKVTVVLSEKGWVRSAKGHDIDATGLSYKAGDGFKTSAAGRSNQFAVFIDSTGRSYSVAAHTLPSARGQGEPLTGRLTPPPGASFECVLMPEDDALYVIASDAGYGFVVKGEDLQAKNKAGKALLSLPNNAKVIAPRPVADREQNWLASVTTEGRLLIFKISDLPQLGKGKGNKIIGISGERVASREEYVTDIAVLPEGATLVLQAGKRTLSLKADDLEHYKGERGRRGNKLPRGFQRVDALLVENLN, from the coding sequence ATGAGCGACTCCCTTGATCTCAGCCTGGACGGTGTAGAACGCCGCTCGCTGGCTGACTTCACCGAAAATGCCTACCTCAACTACTCCATGTACGTGATCATGGACCGTGCCTTGCCGCATATCGGCGACGGCCTGAAACCGGTACAGCGGCGTATCGTCTACGCCATGAGCGAGCTGGGGCTGGATGCCGATTCCAAGCACAAGAAATCGGCGCGTACCGTCGGTGACGTGCTCGGCAAGTTCCACCCCCACGGCGATTCGGCGTGCTACGAAGCGATGGTGCTGATGGCGCAGCCGTTCAGCTATCGCTACACGCTGGTCGACGGCCAGGGCAACTGGGGTGCGCCGGACGATCCGAAGTCCTTCGCCGCCATGCGTTACACCGAAGCGCGGCTGTCGCGCTATTCCGAGGTGCTGCTCAGCGAACTGGGTCAGGGCACCGCTGACTGGGGCCCGAACTTCGACGGCACCCTGCAGGAACCGCTGGTGTTGCCGGCACGCCTGCCGAACATTCTGCTCAACGGCACCACCGGTATCGCCGTAGGCATGGCCACCGATGTGCCGCCGCACAACCTGCGCGAAGTCGCCACCGCCTGCGTGCGCTTGCTGGATGAGCCGAAAGCCACGGTCGAACAGCTTTGCGAACACATTCAGGGTCCGGATTATCCGACCGAAGCGGAAATCATCACGCCGCGCGCCGACCTGCTGAAAATGTACGAAACCGGCAAGGGCTCGGTGCGCATGCGCGCCGTGTACCACGTCGAGGACGGCGACATCATCGTCACCGCGCTGCCGCATCAGGTCTCCGGGGCCAAGGTGCTGGAGCAGATCGCCGCGCTGATGCAGGCCAAACCGTCGAAAGCGCCGCAGATTGCCGATCTGCGCGACGAATCCGACCACGAAAACCCGTGCCGCATCGTGATTATCCCGGTCAACAGCCGCGTCGATCACGAAGCGCTGATGCAGCATCTGTTCGCCAGCACCGAGCTGGAGTCGACCTACCGGGTCAACGTCAACATCATCGGTCTGGACGGCAAGCCGCAGCTGAAAAACCTCCGCGCCTTGCTGGTCGAATGGCTGGAATTCCGCGTGCTGACCGTGCGTCGCCGTCTGCAATTCCGCCTCGACAAGGTCGAGCGTCGCCTGCACCTGTTGGACGGTTTGCTGATCGCCTACCTCAATCTGGATGAAGTGATCCACATCATCCGTACCGAGGAGCACCCGAAAGCCAAACTGATCGAGCGTTTCGCCCTCAGCGAAATTCAGGCCGACTACATCCTCGACACCCGTCTGCGTCAGTTGGCGCGACTGGAAGAGATGAAGCTGCGCGACGAGCAGGACGAGCTGCTCAAGGAACAAGCCAAGCTGCAAGCCCTGCTGGGCAGCGAAGCCAAGCTGAAGAAACTGGTGCGCACCGAGCTGCTCAAAGACGCCGAAACCTATGGCGACGACCGCCGCTCGCCGATCGTCGAGCGCGCCGAAGCCAAGGCGCTGAGCGAACACGATCTGCTGCCGAACGAGAAAGTCACCGTCGTGTTGTCGGAAAAAGGCTGGGTACGTTCGGCCAAGGGCCATGACATCGACGCCACCGGTCTGTCCTACAAGGCGGGCGACGGCTTCAAGACCTCGGCGGCGGGGCGCTCCAACCAGTTTGCCGTGTTCATCGACTCCACCGGCCGCAGCTATTCGGTCGCCGCTCACACCTTGCCGTCGGCCCGTGGCCAGGGCGAGCCGTTGACCGGCCGCCTGACGCCGCCACCGGGCGCGTCGTTTGAATGCGTGCTGATGCCCGAAGACGATGCGCTGTACGTGATCGCGTCCGATGCCGGTTACGGTTTCGTGGTCAAAGGCGAAGACCTGCAAGCCAAGAACAAGGCTGGCAAGGCCCTTTTGAGTCTGCCAAACAACGCCAAGGTCATCGCACCGCGCCCGGTCGCCGATCGTGAGCAGAACTGGCTGGCCTCGGTCACGACCGAAGGTCGCCTGCTGATCTTCAAGATCAGCGATCTGCCACAATTGGGTAAGGGCAAAGGCAACAAGATCATCGGTATTTCCGGTGAGCGCGTGGCCAGCCGCGAAGAATATGTCACTGACATCGCCGTCCTGCCGGAAGGCGCCACCCTGGTGTTGCAGGCTGGCAAACGGACCCTGTCGCTGAAGGCCGACGACCTCGAGCACTACAAAGGTGAGCGTGGACGTCGCGGAAACAAACTTCCGCGTGGCTTCCAGCGGGTGGATGCGCTGCTCGTCGAAAACCTCAATTAG
- a CDS encoding retropepsin-like aspartic protease family protein — MSRQPPGKRAGRVLMVLAWCAALFLATKFFGQWEQRQQNPNIVVTSEQGEGFIEVKLASNAQGHFVASGQINGEPVEFMLDTGATDVAIPADLAKRLKLQEGFGVTLSTANGLSQGYRTKIARLQLGDIVLRDVRALVAPGLHGDQVLLGMSALNKLEFTQRGGTMLLRQTTNQ, encoded by the coding sequence ATGAGCCGGCAACCGCCGGGCAAGCGTGCCGGTCGGGTGTTGATGGTTCTCGCCTGGTGCGCGGCGCTGTTTCTCGCGACGAAATTTTTCGGGCAGTGGGAACAGCGCCAGCAGAATCCGAACATCGTGGTCACGTCGGAGCAGGGCGAAGGCTTTATCGAGGTGAAACTGGCGAGCAATGCCCAAGGGCATTTTGTCGCCAGCGGCCAGATCAACGGCGAGCCGGTCGAGTTCATGCTCGACACCGGCGCTACCGATGTCGCGATTCCCGCGGATCTGGCCAAGCGTTTGAAACTGCAAGAAGGTTTCGGCGTGACCCTGAGCACGGCCAATGGCCTGAGCCAGGGTTATCGAACGAAGATTGCCCGCCTGCAATTGGGCGACATTGTGCTGCGGGATGTCCGCGCACTGGTGGCGCCGGGGCTGCATGGCGATCAGGTGCTGCTCGGCATGAGCGCCCTGAACAAACTTGAATTTACCCAGCGCGGTGGCACCATGCTGCTGCGCCAGACAACGAACCAATGA